The DNA segment GGTCTGTTTTATTAATAACGAGGAAGTCGCCGAGGCGCACTTGGTCTTCCACGGTGGCGCTGACATCAAATTGTTTTTGAAAATTTTCGGCATCCACGAGTGTGATGATCGAATCCAAGCGGACGATTTTCTGGAGCTCGGGAATATTAAAGAATGTCTGGGCTACGGGGCCGGGATTAGCCAGCCCAGTGGTTTCGATAATGATATAGTCGAGTTGATTTTTCCGTTCAAAGAGTTTGCGTATGGATTTAACGAGGTCGGTGCGGACAGTGCAGCATATACAGCCGTTATTCATTTCGAGGACTTCTTCGTCCCCTTTTTCGATCAAGGCATTATCGATGTTGATCGCCCCAAATTCATTAATAATCAATCCGATTTTATAACCGTGTTTTTCTTTCAGGATATAATTCAGGGTCGTTGTTTTTCCGGCTCCGAGGAAACCGGTAAGGATGGAAATGGGGGTGATTTTGTATGTGGATACTTCGGGCATAAGATTATTTGGTTAAATTAACATTCCAGACGCGTAATGATCCCCTTTCGCCACCTGCGGCGATTTGTTTGCCATCAGGGCTCCAAGCCATGGATTGCAGGGGATCGTCATCCAAGGCGCGTATGGCGACGAAGTTTTTGATTGATTGGCTGTAAAGCTCGATATGTCCCGCAGACGTGCCTACGGCGAGGAGAAGGGGTTCTTTCGGGTGATAAGCCATCGTAGCAATTTGCCCCGCTACCGTTTCGAACATTTCGGGGGTGGACCCCGAGGGGCCAGTCCCTTTAAAGTCCCAAATCGTGACATTATTCAGGTTTGCAGAGGCCAAATAGCGGCTCTGGGGATTCCATGCGATGGATTGGATTTTGACGGCGTAACCGCTCATGTGCAGGTCTTCGACCTTTTGTTTAATCGGCCAGATATGGAGGGATGAGTCTTGGTTACCTGAAGCGATCCATTTTCCGCTAGGACTCCAGCGGATGGTCAGGAGGGAGCCTTTATAGGCTAAGGGGGTCATGGAGGCGAGGTCACTAATATCCCAGAGGGAGATACCACCGTAACTAGCGACCGCCAGCTCGGGTTTGCCGTGATTCCAGTCGAGTCCCGCGATCGTGCCGCCATGCTCGGGCGATGTAAAAATAAGTGTGCCGTCGGATTTCCAGATATAAACTTTTTTCGCTGCGCTGGTGGCGAGGTATTCCCCGCAAGCCGACCATGCCCCGTGCTCGACCCATGCTCCGGCATGGTCGAGGTCTTGGACTTTACTGAAATCGTCGAGGGAATAAATGGCTGCCTTTTTATTATCATATCCGATGGCGAGCAAATTGCGCACAGGATTCGTGTTATTCCAGAAAGTCCCGGCTGCCGCCCCGGGGAGGGCGGATATTTTTTTGCCGGTCTGCGCCTCATGGATGAGTGTATCCCCATCCACGGGAGAGGAGCAAAGTAAACGGTTATCGAAACTATAAGACATGGCGATGACACAGGCGTCGAATCGGGTTTCAAAAACGGGAGTGTATTTTTTTGCAATCTCTGCTGTATCGATCTGTTTGGGCATGGCGGGATTTTTTAGAGGTAGGGTTTAAATAAGACAGGCTTTGAATTCCTTATTCAGGGATTCACGGTTGAGATTCCGCCCGATAAAGACGAGTTGATTGCGGCGGGGGCGTGATCCCCAGGGTTTATCAGGTTGCCCGTCGAAGATCATGTGGACTGCTTGGAAGACAAATTGGTTAGGTTCACCCTCGATACTGACGATGCCTTTCATCCGGAAAATATCAGCTCCTTTATCCCGGAGCAATTTGCTCAACCATTGGTTGAATTTATCCGGGTTCAAATCCCCCGGAGTATCGATCCCGACGGAAGAAATGGAGTGATCATGCTCGTGGGGGGTGGAGAATTCTTCAAAAAATTCTGCATTCACCGTTTGCCCGTCTTTGACGAGTTTCATTTTGAATTCTTGTGGTCCGTGCTGGGTGACCATGCCATAACTCCCGCTTGTTTCGATGGTCAAAGGGAATTTAGCCCCGGTTTCCCCCACGGATAATGAGAATAACTTGAGTCCGGGGGTAATGGCTTCACCGGGAGCCTTCACCTCCGGTTTTGTCGTAAAGAGTTCTTCGGCTTGATGCTCCATGTGGTGGAATTCGTGGTGCGAGCAATTTGCCGTGGGGATGAAGGTCATTTGCATGGAGGGGTCCGGACCGGAATCGAGGGATAATTCATAATGACCGGCCTCAAGCTGGTAGAGTCCGCCCCACTCGAAGGGTTTTTCCTCTTGAAGGAAATGAGGGTCGAGTTCGAGGGTTTTATTTAAGTCAAAGGCACGGATATTGAGTAATTTACCTACCTCGATCTCCGCATTTTGAGTCCGGTGGATCGTGACAAACCGGTTCATGGCATGGATCCGTTTTTCTAAGGCTACCAATTGTTCTTCCGG comes from the Verrucomicrobiota bacterium genome and includes:
- a CDS encoding GTP-binding protein, whose amino-acid sequence is MSDMTNPIPVTVITGFLGAGKTTLLNRILTTKHGKRIAVIENEFGEIGIDNELVVSADEELFEMNNGCICCTVRGDLIRILGRLMKRKDKFDHIMIETTGLADPAPVVQTFFIDNEMKDNFQVDAIITVVDAKHVLQHIDDNDQCRKQIAFADVLLLNKTDLVPEEQLVALEKRIHAMNRFVTIHRTQNAEIEVGKLLNIRAFDLNKTLELDPHFLQEEKPFEWGGLYQLEAGHYELSLDSGPDPSMQMTFIPTANCSHHEFHHMEHQAEELFTTKPEVKAPGEAITPGLKLFSLSVGETGAKFPLTIETSGSYGMVTQHGPQEFKMKLVKDGQTVNAEFFEEFSTPHEHDHSISSVGIDTPGDLNPDKFNQWLSKLLRDKGADIFRMKGIVSIEGEPNQFVFQAVHMIFDGQPDKPWGSRPRRNQLVFIGRNLNRESLNKEFKACLI
- a CDS encoding GTP-binding protein, with the translated sequence MPEVSTYKITPISILTGFLGAGKTTTLNYILKEKHGYKIGLIINEFGAINIDNALIEKGDEEVLEMNNGCICCTVRTDLVKSIRKLFERKNQLDYIIIETTGLANPGPVAQTFFNIPELQKIVRLDSIITLVDAENFQKQFDVSATVEDQVRLGDFLVINKTDLVPMSDILTLERKLRELNPFARILKTQNGVIPLKEVLDVGVFDVNQKLQLEPDLLNESHHHHDTDIISFSYTTKKPFNLVKFETWVQSISEKGRVIRSKGIIFVADEKRKAIFHGVNNRFSMYWDKEWLAGEEPFSQLVFIGPKIDQKSLTAQLEETLK